A window of the Microcaecilia unicolor chromosome 5, aMicUni1.1, whole genome shotgun sequence genome harbors these coding sequences:
- the C5H16orf87 gene encoding UPF0547 protein C16orf87 homolog isoform X2 yields MSASKTKKVKMATKSCPECDQQVPVACKSCPCGYIFISRKLLHAKQAQRSSHTTENKFEAKRRRTERVRRETTNSVGNKDLENRKRSRSNSQSDHIRRGRGRPKAASAKKQEEEKEKQEKDVDMYANLSDEKAFVFSVALAEINRKILNQRLIL; encoded by the exons atGTCTGCAAGTAAAACCAAGAAAGTGAAGATGGCCACCAAATCCTGCCCGGAGTGCGATCAACAG GTCCCTGTTGCATGTAAATCCTGTCCATGTGGTTATATATTTATTAGTCGAAAGCTTTTACATGCGAAGCAAGCCCAGAGGTCCTCACATACCACAG aaaacaaatttGAGGCCAAGAGAAGACGGACAGAGAGAGTCAGGAGGGAGACGACAAATTCTGTTGGCAATAAAGATTTAGAAAACAGGAAAAGGTCACGATCGAACAGCCAATCGGATCATATcaggaggggaagaggaagacctaAAGCCGCATCAGCCAAAAAGCAAGAAGAGGAAAAAG aaaaacaagaaaaggatgTTGATATGTACGCTAACCTCTCGGATGAAAAGGCATTCGTGTTTTCAGTGGCCTTGGCTGAAATCAACAGAAAGATTCTTAATCAGAGACTGATTCTTTGA
- the C5H16orf87 gene encoding UPF0547 protein C16orf87 homolog isoform X1, protein MSASKTKKVKMATKSCPECDQQVPVACKSCPCGYIFISRKLLHAKQAQRSSHTTENKFEAKRRRTERVRRETTNSVGNKDLENRKRSRSNSQSDHIRRGRGRPKAASAKKQEEEKVEKQEKDVDMYANLSDEKAFVFSVALAEINRKILNQRLIL, encoded by the exons atGTCTGCAAGTAAAACCAAGAAAGTGAAGATGGCCACCAAATCCTGCCCGGAGTGCGATCAACAG GTCCCTGTTGCATGTAAATCCTGTCCATGTGGTTATATATTTATTAGTCGAAAGCTTTTACATGCGAAGCAAGCCCAGAGGTCCTCACATACCACAG aaaacaaatttGAGGCCAAGAGAAGACGGACAGAGAGAGTCAGGAGGGAGACGACAAATTCTGTTGGCAATAAAGATTTAGAAAACAGGAAAAGGTCACGATCGAACAGCCAATCGGATCATATcaggaggggaagaggaagacctaAAGCCGCATCAGCCAAAAAGCAAGAAGAGGAAAAAG tagaaaaacaagaaaaggatgTTGATATGTACGCTAACCTCTCGGATGAAAAGGCATTCGTGTTTTCAGTGGCCTTGGCTGAAATCAACAGAAAGATTCTTAATCAGAGACTGATTCTTTGA